A window of the Polaribacter batillariae genome harbors these coding sequences:
- a CDS encoding glycoside hydrolase domain-containing protein gives MNSKRKKILDIVIIVLISFGFKLYSQNIQGSFESKFKRYQKNESFEGGQTQSWNLVVWKGERINKQIVLWSNSDINGLSYNISDFQGGSNKIDNSNIKLRFGKYIKGDPESRTCSRYPTRTSSIEIIDALIEEEITSITPTDPLKLWVTIDVPKNTSIGVYNGTITVNGATNSLNFDISIQVVDYTLPDVPNWSFHLDLWQFPVNILNHFNTSNPSNKIRLWSDEHFNLIEPFYKHLADSGQKSITTYIKEDALGATSMIKWIKKIDGTWEYDFTVFDKYVGKLMSWGITKQISCFSPVGWNEEIIPYWDKSTNTKLNLSAPLNSTAYSDRWEHFLTEFKLHLDSKGWFDKSVLYLDEVSEDKLDRVVSVVKGNNQNWKLGIAYSHGLTNASKSNFYDLSGILEDASNEGITGNKISTFYTSCTQLQPNNYITPENSPAEMSWMPWYAFNKGFKGYLRWAYDYWQKTDPFDARDGAHTAGDFSMVYRASNNRPSTLITSIRLELLREGIQDFEKLNILKTSLEVSSDLYDKEILEALNTIISKFTINSGSNSKQLVIEGQKAIKEISLGTFSYCKVNGNVNEDYFVSSLTTENGNNNINYSTNFYPNTGYKRHTSSKVSVLPGASFIVNLTNSSASNCARTKVWIDWNNDEDFDDIGEEVFEGGASNTCNNGLAYTIPVTVPNDVFQGIKRMRVQVKNSFELEPKACGTNDKSSTTDFDIEVLDAYCSVSGTGNYNANKVITSGGILNINYNGGSGTNNYMFSDQKIITTRSSTFNLSVTNSNGWSRSLVWIDWNGDNDFDDLNEKLAPLSEEKVSQGTTPSYSIEVTVPPNAKHGVHKIRIVTGDAWTYEDSAIPDTPCGIPTPDGSLENAAIKDFFMEITSGLSYNSFEKNLEFSVYPNPVKKYFIIESSSLSNRNVNLKLANYLGQIVLEKYIPVFQSPQKIYLPNKLMKGIYLLKITVNNNEYYSKLLKV, from the coding sequence ATGAATAGCAAAAGAAAAAAAATATTAGACATAGTAATTATTGTATTAATCTCTTTTGGATTCAAGTTATATTCACAAAATATTCAAGGGTCATTCGAATCTAAATTCAAACGTTATCAAAAGAATGAGAGTTTTGAAGGCGGCCAAACTCAAAGTTGGAATTTGGTTGTTTGGAAAGGGGAACGTATTAATAAACAAATAGTGTTATGGAGTAATTCTGATATTAATGGATTATCCTACAATATAAGTGACTTTCAAGGTGGAAGTAATAAAATTGATAATTCAAATATAAAATTACGATTCGGAAAATATATTAAAGGTGATCCCGAGTCAAGAACTTGTTCGCGTTACCCAACGCGCACATCATCTATAGAAATTATTGACGCGCTTATAGAAGAAGAAATAACTTCAATTACACCCACAGACCCATTAAAGCTATGGGTAACTATAGATGTACCCAAGAATACATCAATAGGTGTATATAATGGTACGATAACTGTAAACGGAGCAACTAATTCTTTAAATTTTGATATTAGTATTCAAGTTGTTGATTACACATTACCAGATGTCCCAAATTGGAGCTTCCATTTAGATTTGTGGCAATTTCCTGTTAATATTTTAAATCACTTTAATACTTCTAATCCTTCTAATAAAATAAGGCTATGGTCTGATGAACACTTCAACTTAATAGAGCCTTTTTACAAACATCTTGCAGATAGTGGTCAAAAATCTATTACAACATACATTAAAGAAGATGCTTTGGGTGCAACATCTATGATAAAATGGATAAAAAAAATAGACGGTACTTGGGAGTATGATTTTACAGTTTTTGATAAGTACGTAGGTAAATTAATGTCTTGGGGCATTACAAAACAAATTAGTTGCTTTTCTCCTGTTGGTTGGAATGAAGAAATTATTCCTTATTGGGATAAGTCTACAAATACCAAACTTAACTTAAGTGCTCCATTAAATTCAACAGCATATAGTGATAGATGGGAGCATTTTTTAACGGAATTTAAATTACATTTAGATAGTAAAGGTTGGTTTGATAAATCTGTATTGTATTTAGATGAAGTTTCTGAAGATAAATTAGATAGGGTTGTATCTGTTGTTAAAGGCAATAATCAAAACTGGAAGTTAGGTATTGCTTATTCTCATGGCTTAACTAATGCTTCAAAATCTAATTTTTATGACCTATCAGGTATTTTAGAAGATGCTTCTAATGAAGGTATTACTGGTAATAAAATTTCCACATTTTATACCAGTTGTACTCAACTACAACCCAACAATTATATTACTCCAGAAAATAGTCCAGCAGAAATGTCTTGGATGCCTTGGTATGCTTTTAACAAAGGTTTTAAAGGGTATCTAAGATGGGCTTATGATTATTGGCAAAAAACAGATCCTTTTGACGCAAGAGATGGGGCTCATACAGCAGGTGATTTTTCAATGGTTTATAGAGCCTCTAATAACAGACCATCTACTTTGATAACAAGTATTCGTTTAGAATTACTTAGAGAAGGAATTCAAGATTTTGAGAAGCTAAATATATTAAAAACTTCTTTAGAAGTATCATCAGATCTATATGATAAAGAAATATTAGAAGCACTAAATACTATAATTTCAAAGTTTACTATAAATAGTGGTTCAAATTCCAAACAATTAGTTATTGAAGGGCAAAAAGCTATAAAAGAAATTTCTTTAGGAACTTTTTCTTATTGTAAAGTTAATGGGAATGTTAATGAGGATTATTTTGTAAGTTCTTTAACAACAGAAAATGGAAATAATAACATCAATTACTCAACAAATTTCTATCCGAATACAGGATATAAACGTCATACAAGCTCTAAAGTAAGTGTTTTACCTGGTGCAAGTTTCATTGTAAATTTAACGAATTCATCTGCCTCAAATTGTGCTAGAACAAAAGTATGGATAGATTGGAATAATGATGAAGATTTTGATGATATAGGCGAAGAAGTTTTTGAAGGAGGTGCATCAAATACATGTAATAATGGTTTAGCATATACAATACCAGTTACTGTTCCTAATGATGTATTTCAAGGGATAAAAAGAATGAGAGTACAGGTTAAGAATTCATTTGAATTAGAGCCAAAAGCATGTGGAACAAATGACAAATCCAGTACAACAGATTTTGATATCGAAGTTTTAGATGCGTATTGTAGTGTCTCTGGAACGGGTAATTATAATGCAAATAAAGTAATTACTTCAGGTGGTATTCTAAATATAAATTATAATGGTGGGAGTGGTACGAATAATTACATGTTTAGTGATCAGAAAATAATAACCACCAGATCTTCAACATTTAATTTATCAGTTACCAATTCTAATGGTTGGTCTAGGTCTTTAGTTTGGATTGATTGGAATGGTGATAACGATTTTGATGATTTAAATGAAAAACTAGCGCCATTAAGTGAAGAAAAAGTTTCTCAAGGTACTACCCCCTCATATTCTATAGAAGTTACAGTGCCTCCAAATGCTAAACATGGTGTTCATAAGATAAGAATTGTTACTGGAGATGCTTGGACTTATGAAGATAGTGCTATTCCAGATACTCCCTGTGGTATTCCAACTCCAGATGGTAGTCTTGAAAATGCTGCAATTAAAGATTTTTTCATGGAGATTACCTCTGGTTTAAGTTATAATAGCTTTGAGAAAAATTTAGAGTTTTCAGTATATCCAAATCCAGTAAAAAAATATTTCATAATAGAATCTTCTTCTTTAAGTAATAGAAATGTTAATTTAAAATTAGCCAATTATCTTGGACAAATAGTACTAGAAAAATATATTCCTGTATTTCAATCCCCTCAAAAGATTTATTTACCGAATAAGTTAATGAAAGGAATTTATCTTTTAAAGATAACTGTTAATAATAATGAGTACTATTCAAAATTGCTTAAAGTTTAG
- a CDS encoding phosphotransferase enzyme family protein yields the protein MKANTLKNIFNEFEHKSTFVSYSELNSGHINDTFLIKATGNKNFILQRINHKIFKDVPGLVNNKVLTSKHLKSKFPNIKEEELNQKVLSFVKTKNSDFYYYKKGGNYWNVMIFINDSITHEIVKNEEVAYEGGKLLGRFLNLTSDLDSSALINVIPNFHDMSFRYAQYTSSLQSASKERLFKAEKYTRLVSSLKDEMHILQRLKETGDIPTRVTHNDTKISNSLFNKDNKGICMIDTDTVMPGIIHYDFGDAIRTICNTAAEDEKDLSKVEFNLEYYKAYEKGFLEQTKFSLSETELKYLPLGAKTMIFIMALRFLTDYLNNDVYYKIDYHGHNLDRAKNQFKLIESFTNKIS from the coding sequence ATGAAAGCAAATACTCTAAAAAATATTTTTAACGAATTTGAGCATAAGTCAACTTTTGTAAGCTATTCTGAGTTAAATTCAGGGCATATTAATGATACTTTTTTAATAAAAGCTACAGGAAACAAAAACTTTATTCTTCAGAGAATTAACCATAAAATCTTTAAGGATGTACCAGGTTTAGTAAACAACAAAGTACTTACCAGTAAACATTTAAAAAGTAAGTTTCCAAATATTAAAGAAGAAGAGTTAAATCAAAAAGTATTAAGCTTTGTAAAAACTAAAAATTCAGATTTCTATTACTATAAAAAAGGGGGTAACTATTGGAATGTTATGATTTTTATTAATGATAGCATTACTCACGAAATTGTAAAAAATGAAGAAGTTGCCTATGAAGGAGGCAAGTTGTTAGGAAGGTTTTTAAACTTAACTTCAGATTTAGATAGTAGTGCGTTAATTAATGTAATACCTAACTTTCATGATATGTCTTTTCGATATGCTCAATATACATCATCATTACAGAGCGCATCTAAAGAAAGGTTGTTTAAAGCCGAAAAATATACAAGGCTAGTATCTAGTTTAAAAGATGAGATGCATATACTTCAAAGATTAAAAGAAACTGGAGATATACCAACAAGAGTAACCCATAACGATACAAAGATTTCCAATTCACTTTTTAACAAGGATAATAAAGGTATTTGTATGATTGATACAGATACTGTAATGCCAGGTATTATACACTATGATTTTGGTGACGCAATTAGAACTATTTGTAATACTGCTGCTGAAGATGAAAAAGATTTATCTAAAGTAGAATTCAATTTAGAATATTACAAAGCGTATGAAAAAGGATTTTTAGAACAAACAAAATTTTCACTGTCAGAAACTGAGTTAAAATACTTACCACTGGGAGCTAAGACAATGATTTTTATTATGGCTTTACGTTTTTTAACCGATTATTTAAATAACGATGTGTACTATAAAATAGATTACCACGGACACAATTTAGATAGGGCTAAAAATCAGTTTAAACTAATAGAAAGTTTTACAAACAAAATATCATAA
- the rimM gene encoding ribosome maturation factor RimM (Essential for efficient processing of 16S rRNA), protein MRKEDCFYLGRIVTKYSFKGEVVIKLDTDEPELYREMESVYVEIGANLVPFFIEKSSLHKGNQLRVQFEDVYSEEEADTILKCGIYLPISLLPELSGDKFYFHEVIGFTVVDANFGKVGQIVHINDKAAQPLFEIDREGKEIFIPMVDDFIKKVDRENKTIEVETPNGLIELYL, encoded by the coding sequence ATGCGTAAAGAAGATTGTTTTTATTTAGGCAGAATCGTAACAAAATATAGTTTTAAGGGTGAAGTTGTTATTAAGTTAGATACAGACGAACCCGAGTTGTACAGAGAAATGGAATCAGTTTACGTTGAAATTGGCGCAAACTTGGTTCCATTTTTTATTGAAAAAAGTTCGTTGCATAAGGGAAATCAATTGCGTGTTCAGTTCGAAGATGTATATTCGGAAGAGGAAGCAGATACCATCTTAAAATGTGGTATTTATTTACCTATAAGTTTATTGCCTGAATTGTCTGGAGATAAATTTTATTTTCATGAAGTAATTGGTTTTACTGTTGTAGATGCTAATTTTGGCAAAGTCGGACAAATTGTTCATATAAACGACAAAGCTGCACAACCACTTTTTGAAATCGATAGAGAAGGAAAAGAAATTTTTATTCCTATGGTAGATGATTTCATTAAAAAAGTAGATAGAGAAAACAAAACGATAGAGGTCGAAACTCCTAATGGGTTGATTGAACTTTATCTTTAG
- a CDS encoding SDR family NAD(P)-dependent oxidoreductase, with protein sequence MKKYLVTGGAGFIGGHIAQTLSEKGNEVIVLDSLRTGFEKNIKEYYVKYVKGDIRDADLVKELAHGTSAIFHLAALVSVPESLLKIDECIDINTKGTINVLEAAKATQNCKVVLSTSAANYGDNPVLPKVESMTPKPLTPYSITKLDGEYYLDMYLKQWNVQTSSLRYFNVFGPRQNPKSAYAAAVPIFIDKALKNEPITIYGDGKQTRDFIYVKDVVRANILASQKGVGVFNVALGQSTSILDLANIIIELTNSKSKIKFLEERPGDIKHSKANPSKFQKLGFSPNYSLDAALKETIVFYENELKMK encoded by the coding sequence ATGAAAAAGTATTTAGTAACTGGAGGTGCTGGTTTTATAGGTGGACATATAGCTCAAACATTATCAGAAAAAGGTAATGAAGTTATTGTTTTAGATAGCTTAAGAACTGGTTTTGAAAAGAATATAAAAGAATACTATGTTAAGTATGTAAAAGGAGATATAAGAGATGCAGATTTAGTTAAAGAATTAGCTCACGGTACGTCAGCAATTTTTCACTTAGCAGCTTTAGTAAGTGTGCCAGAATCTTTATTAAAAATTGATGAATGCATAGATATAAATACAAAGGGTACAATAAATGTACTAGAAGCGGCAAAAGCAACGCAAAATTGTAAAGTAGTATTATCTACTTCTGCAGCAAACTATGGAGATAATCCAGTACTACCAAAAGTTGAAAGCATGACGCCCAAACCTTTAACTCCATATTCGATAACAAAATTAGATGGAGAGTATTATTTAGATATGTACTTAAAACAATGGAATGTGCAAACTTCATCACTTAGATATTTTAATGTTTTTGGCCCCCGACAAAATCCTAAATCTGCTTATGCTGCAGCTGTACCTATTTTTATAGATAAAGCCTTAAAAAATGAACCTATTACAATTTATGGTGATGGTAAACAAACAAGAGACTTTATTTATGTAAAAGATGTTGTTAGAGCTAATATATTGGCTTCGCAAAAAGGTGTTGGTGTATTTAATGTGGCTTTAGGGCAGAGTACTTCTATTTTAGACTTAGCAAATATAATTATAGAATTAACAAACTCTAAATCTAAGATTAAGTTTTTAGAAGAAAGACCTGGGGATATTAAACATTCAAAAGCAAATCCTTCTAAATTTCAAAAACTAGGTTTTAGCCCTAATTATTCTTTAGATGCAGCCTTAAAAGAGACAATAGTTTTTTATGAAAATGAATTAAAAATGAAATAA
- a CDS encoding sugar-binding protein produces MSEKYQVKKIERGKLIVSGKADSIFWNKAYIINGLLSPWSICDGNKTVFKALWDDDFFFFAFIANDSDPYIDNTDNSKYSINNSDRIELFFRTNSIMNPYYCLEIDPTPRIMDFKAKPNKNFDFNWNWPKSDIQVKSSKTNTNFIVEGKISIKSLITFNLLIENRLEVGVYRAKYTLNSNSLYEPNWFTWIDPKTKTPNFHTSSSFGVFILL; encoded by the coding sequence ATGTCAGAAAAATATCAAGTAAAAAAAATTGAAAGAGGGAAACTTATTGTTTCTGGTAAAGCTGATAGTATATTTTGGAATAAGGCATATATAATAAATGGTTTATTATCTCCTTGGAGTATTTGTGATGGTAATAAAACAGTATTTAAAGCTTTGTGGGATGACGATTTTTTCTTCTTTGCTTTTATTGCAAATGATTCAGATCCTTACATAGATAATACGGATAATTCAAAATATAGTATTAATAATTCAGATAGAATTGAGCTTTTCTTTAGAACAAATAGTATAATGAATCCTTATTATTGTTTAGAAATAGATCCAACCCCTCGTATAATGGATTTTAAAGCTAAGCCTAATAAAAACTTCGATTTTAATTGGAACTGGCCTAAAAGTGATATTCAAGTAAAATCATCAAAAACAAATACAAATTTTATTGTTGAAGGGAAGATTAGTATAAAGTCTTTAATCACATTTAACTTGTTAATTGAAAATAGATTAGAGGTTGGGGTGTATAGAGCAAAATATACTCTAAATTCAAACAGTTTGTATGAACCAAATTGGTTTACTTGGATAGATCCAAAAACTAAAACACCCAATTTCCATACCTCAAGTTCTTTTGGTGTTTTTATATTGCTGTAA
- a CDS encoding 30S ribosomal protein S16, whose translation MSVKIRLQRHGKKGKPFYWIVAADARAKRDGKYLEKIGTYNPNVNPAVIDLDVDKAVAWLQNGAQPTDTAKNILSYKGAMLKNHLAGGVRKGALTQEQADAKFNAWVEEKATKIADKEAGLSKAESEAKAKALAAEKAVNEARIEAAKPVVEEEVAEEAAAESIDDTQAKATE comes from the coding sequence ATGTCTGTAAAAATCAGATTACAAAGACACGGAAAAAAGGGCAAGCCATTTTATTGGATTGTTGCTGCTGATGCACGTGCAAAAAGAGATGGTAAATACTTAGAAAAAATAGGTACTTACAATCCAAATGTAAACCCTGCAGTTATCGATTTAGATGTAGATAAAGCTGTAGCATGGTTACAAAATGGTGCACAACCAACAGATACTGCAAAAAACATTTTATCTTACAAAGGCGCTATGTTAAAGAATCATTTAGCTGGTGGTGTAAGAAAAGGGGCTTTAACGCAAGAACAAGCAGATGCAAAATTTAATGCTTGGGTTGAAGAAAAAGCAACTAAAATTGCCGACAAAGAAGCTGGTTTATCTAAAGCAGAGTCTGAAGCAAAAGCAAAAGCCTTAGCAGCCGAAAAAGCTGTAAATGAAGCAAGAATCGAAGCAGCGAAACCAGTTGTCGAAGAAGAAGTTGCGGAAGAAGCAGCTGCAGAATCTATTGATGATACACAAGCGAAAGCAACTGAATAA
- a CDS encoding site-specific integrase, which yields MQHLFSFIFYIKRSKADKNGKANIYLRITVNGKRAELSISRKVDVKKWISSAGKMKGSSGEAQQLNKYIDSIANRIYKIHQKLVEENKLITAINIRNIYQGKNEIRKMTLEIFENHNIQMEKLIGKDYALGTSERYKTAKKHLKNYINQEYKIEDIPVKDINNKFITGFEYYLKTEKNCAHNTTIKYITNFKKIVRIAYANDWISKDPFYNWKARLKTVEREFLSKEEIEKLVSKELAIKRLNQVKDIFIFSCFTGLAYSDVKKLSHSDIVIGIDGNRWIKTYRTKTNSRSNIPLLSTAEAIIEKYSNHPGVVKSQFLLPVLSNQKMNAYLKEIADVCGINKNLTFHLARHTFATSVTLTNGVPIETVSKMLGHKSLKTTQHYAKILDKKVSEDMNLLKQRLSC from the coding sequence ATGCAACATTTATTCTCTTTTATCTTTTATATAAAGCGTAGTAAAGCTGATAAAAATGGAAAAGCCAATATTTATTTAAGAATTACCGTAAATGGTAAGAGAGCTGAATTAAGTATTTCCAGAAAAGTAGATGTTAAAAAATGGATTTCTTCTGCAGGTAAAATGAAAGGTTCTTCTGGAGAAGCTCAACAGCTTAATAAATATATTGACAGTATAGCAAATAGAATTTATAAAATACATCAAAAATTAGTAGAAGAGAATAAATTAATTACAGCTATAAATATTAGAAATATTTACCAAGGTAAAAATGAGATTAGAAAAATGACTTTGGAAATATTTGAAAATCATAATATTCAAATGGAAAAGCTAATTGGTAAAGATTACGCATTAGGTACATCAGAAAGGTATAAAACTGCAAAAAAACATTTAAAAAATTATATTAATCAAGAATATAAAATAGAAGATATACCAGTAAAAGATATTAACAATAAATTTATTACTGGCTTCGAGTATTATTTGAAAACAGAAAAAAATTGCGCTCATAATACAACCATAAAATACATTACCAATTTTAAGAAAATTGTTAGAATTGCTTATGCCAATGACTGGATAAGTAAAGATCCATTTTATAATTGGAAAGCGAGACTTAAAACAGTAGAAAGAGAGTTTTTATCAAAAGAAGAAATTGAAAAATTGGTATCAAAAGAGCTTGCTATAAAAAGATTGAATCAAGTTAAAGATATATTTATATTCAGTTGTTTTACAGGATTAGCATACAGTGATGTTAAAAAACTGTCGCATAGTGATATTGTAATTGGTATAGATGGTAATAGATGGATAAAAACTTATAGAACAAAAACTAATTCAAGGAGTAATATACCCTTACTTTCTACTGCAGAAGCAATTATTGAAAAATATAGCAATCATCCAGGTGTGGTAAAAAGTCAGTTTTTACTACCTGTACTTAGTAATCAAAAAATGAATGCATATTTGAAGGAAATCGCGGATGTTTGTGGAATCAATAAAAACTTAACTTTTCATTTGGCACGTCATACTTTTGCAACATCTGTAACACTAACAAATGGGGTTCCCATTGAAACAGTTAGTAAAATGTTAGGTCATAAGTCTTTGAAAACAACTCAGCATTATGCAAAAATTCTTGACAAAAAAGTAAGCGAGGATATGAATTTACTTAAGCAAAGATTAAGCTGTTAA
- a CDS encoding DUF4091 domain-containing protein codes for MKQLFKLGVFIGFLFLVTSCKENDTKAQGNGNILDNIKSVPEWLKMNVEESLPNKGLNIWVPTGNLQTSSLIRVPRFPRKISETEINKNPALEDFVIKKIDEDSVLKLQAVRNEQISAQIAIASNRYIEDLNVSFSDFKNNNGDVFNKKFIQSRYVKYLSVERARSEYVWSPKIEDIVGEGVSGTMSPNVVGDPLMEYSKVDVPEYRAQPIWFTFKIPKNQKPGIYFGVLKLKSKKLVDKEYNIKIIIEDSSIPDYINYKFHLDLWINPSSIASYYGYKDWSDKHWDMLEVYLKDYASRGGKNITTTITHEPWHKPWINQTTISQSNFGYKSMVEWRKDKEDNWVFDFSVFDKYIELATRLGINESINAYSLTPFHTNQKIHYYDEATNTNKVLELNVGDEEYKKTWTKFLKDFKNHLIKKGWFNRTYLGFDEKPQEVLELLYGIIRESSPEFLDRIIVAGHPETTKYAQNLSISYMFFPGQKLEEKAVVPVIPTISKRNNENKITTFYLCAEPSHPNTLTYSPAIESQMIPWLALKYKTNGYLRWAYNNWTSNPFQSPVFIHNQGDDYYVYPGKNGPISSIRWELLKEGIEDYELFSLIKENRDLSEYDLKLAVDLATKNQDGRFKKAIDMYMYKNLLLKDNSLLVDNNDFKIQKK; via the coding sequence ATGAAGCAATTGTTTAAATTGGGTGTATTTATAGGGTTTTTATTTTTAGTAACGAGTTGTAAAGAGAATGATACTAAAGCTCAAGGAAATGGTAATATATTAGATAATATAAAAAGTGTACCTGAATGGTTAAAGATGAATGTAGAAGAATCTTTACCTAATAAAGGTCTCAATATTTGGGTGCCAACAGGAAATTTACAAACATCTTCTCTTATAAGGGTTCCTAGGTTTCCAAGAAAAATATCTGAAACAGAAATAAATAAAAACCCAGCGTTAGAAGACTTTGTTATAAAAAAAATAGATGAAGATTCTGTTTTAAAATTACAAGCAGTAAGAAATGAGCAAATTTCTGCACAAATAGCAATAGCTTCTAATAGATATATTGAGGATTTAAATGTTTCATTTTCAGATTTTAAAAATAATAATGGAGATGTATTTAATAAAAAATTTATTCAATCTAGATATGTTAAATACTTATCAGTTGAAAGAGCGAGAAGTGAATATGTTTGGTCTCCAAAAATTGAAGATATTGTAGGTGAAGGGGTTTCAGGTACAATGTCACCAAATGTTGTAGGTGATCCTTTAATGGAATATTCTAAAGTTGATGTACCTGAATATAGAGCACAACCAATCTGGTTTACCTTCAAAATACCTAAGAACCAGAAACCTGGAATTTACTTTGGTGTTTTGAAACTAAAATCAAAAAAATTGGTTGATAAAGAATATAATATCAAAATTATTATTGAGGACTCTTCAATACCAGATTATATAAATTATAAATTTCATTTAGATTTATGGATTAACCCAAGTTCTATAGCTAGTTATTATGGATACAAAGATTGGTCTGATAAACATTGGGATATGTTAGAGGTATATTTAAAAGATTATGCTTCTAGAGGGGGGAAAAATATTACAACTACTATAACACATGAACCTTGGCATAAACCTTGGATAAATCAAACGACAATATCACAATCTAATTTTGGATATAAGAGTATGGTGGAATGGAGAAAAGATAAAGAGGATAATTGGGTTTTCGATTTTTCTGTTTTTGATAAATATATTGAATTGGCAACAAGGTTAGGAATTAATGAATCTATCAATGCATATTCTTTAACTCCTTTTCATACAAATCAAAAAATTCATTATTATGATGAAGCGACAAATACAAATAAGGTATTAGAGTTAAATGTTGGTGACGAAGAATATAAGAAAACTTGGACTAAATTTTTAAAAGATTTTAAAAATCATTTAATTAAAAAAGGTTGGTTTAATAGAACATACTTAGGTTTTGATGAAAAACCACAAGAAGTATTAGAATTATTATACGGAATAATTAGAGAATCATCCCCTGAGTTTTTAGATAGAATTATAGTTGCTGGACATCCAGAAACTACTAAATATGCTCAGAACCTATCAATATCTTATATGTTTTTTCCTGGGCAGAAATTAGAAGAAAAGGCTGTTGTTCCAGTAATTCCAACAATATCAAAAAGGAATAATGAAAATAAAATTACTACTTTTTATTTATGTGCTGAACCCAGTCACCCAAACACACTTACCTATTCTCCAGCTATAGAATCTCAAATGATTCCCTGGTTAGCTTTAAAGTATAAAACAAATGGTTATTTAAGGTGGGCTTATAATAATTGGACAAGTAACCCATTTCAATCCCCTGTATTCATTCATAACCAAGGTGATGATTATTATGTTTATCCAGGTAAAAATGGCCCAATATCTAGTATTAGATGGGAATTGTTAAAGGAAGGTATAGAAGATTATGAGTTATTTTCTTTAATAAAAGAGAATAGAGATCTAAGTGAATATGACCTTAAATTAGCAGTTGACCTAGCAACAAAAAATCAAGATGGTAGGTTTAAAAAAGCGATAGATATGTATATGTATAAAAATCTATTACTAAAAGACAATAGTTTATTAGTAGATAATAATGATTTCAAAATACAAAAAAAATGA
- a CDS encoding nucleotidyltransferase family protein codes for MLIIEFNSQQIRISNRMCKKPTLVILAAGMGSRYGGLKQMDSFTPEGDTIIDFSLYDAIQAGFGKVVFIIRKSFEKEFKEIFNKKLQGKIEVEYIFQELDNVPEKYKNKERVKPWGTGHALLMTKDVVKENFAIINADDFYSKQAFDVIAEQLRNTDKNSYDFSMVAYSLKNTVSENGYVSRGECTVDDNNFLTDVTERTRIEKIDGILKSENEKEEMIPINENTTVSMNFWGFTPKCFEFGGELFLEFLESNKENLKAEFYLPLIVNKMLQSKKASVKVLESDAKWFGVTYSDDKLKAQKEINKLKINGVYPTKLWD; via the coding sequence ATGTTAATAATAGAATTCAACTCACAACAAATAAGAATTAGTAATAGAATGTGTAAAAAACCAACATTAGTCATATTAGCTGCAGGTATGGGTAGTAGATATGGAGGCTTAAAACAAATGGACTCTTTTACTCCAGAAGGAGATACAATTATAGATTTTTCTTTATATGATGCTATTCAAGCTGGTTTTGGTAAAGTTGTTTTTATCATAAGAAAAAGCTTTGAAAAAGAATTTAAGGAAATTTTTAATAAAAAACTTCAAGGAAAAATAGAGGTAGAATATATATTTCAAGAGTTGGATAATGTTCCAGAAAAATACAAAAATAAAGAAAGAGTTAAGCCATGGGGTACAGGACATGCGTTATTAATGACTAAAGATGTTGTAAAAGAAAATTTTGCTATTATAAATGCAGATGATTTTTACAGTAAACAAGCTTTTGATGTAATTGCAGAACAGTTAAGAAACACAGATAAAAATAGTTATGATTTTAGTATGGTAGCGTATTCATTAAAGAATACTGTTTCAGAAAATGGTTATGTTTCAAGAGGAGAATGTACTGTAGATGATAATAATTTCTTAACAGATGTTACAGAAAGAACAAGAATAGAAAAAATAGACGGTATTTTAAAAAGTGAGAATGAAAAAGAGGAAATGATTCCTATTAATGAAAACACAACAGTTTCTATGAATTTTTGGGGTTTTACCCCAAAATGTTTTGAATTTGGAGGTGAATTATTTTTAGAGTTTTTAGAGAGTAATAAAGAAAACCTGAAAGCAGAATTTTATTTACCACTTATTGTCAATAAAATGTTACAAAGTAAAAAAGCCTCTGTTAAAGTGTTAGAATCAGACGCTAAATGGTTTGGTGTAACTTATAGTGATGATAAGCTAAAAGCACAAAAAGAAATTAATAAATTAAAAATAAACGGAGTATATCCAACTAAATTATGGGATTAA